CGGGCGATCAAACCCAACCGATCCGAGATGGTGGCGAAGGTGCTGGGGTTCATCGGCCTCGCCGGTGCGATCGTATTCGGTTTGATCCGTGCCCTCTCAGACGCAATCGACATCATCCGCTAACACGATGACTGTCGCCCAGCTTCACAAGTGCGCCGATCAGGGTGTCGACGTGATCGAAGAGATCGGCACTCTGCGACTGGCAGGGAACGAGGTGCAAGGGAGGCTCCTGTTCGGACCACCGAAGACAACTCGTTCCATCCGGAGCGTGACGATGCCCAAGGCACTCAAAGATGAACTCGCGGCCCACATGTCGATGTTCCCGCCTGGCGACGATAGGTTGGTATCCACCGCACATGCAGGAAGACCGCTCCGGCGCAACTACTTCCGGCGGCGAGTGTGGATTCCAGCCGTGACTCAACCAGTTGGTCGGTCCTTCACCTTCACGGACTAAGACACAGTCATGCTGCCCTGCTCATCGCTGCCGGACAGCATCCAAAACTCATCCAGGAGCGTTTGGGACATGCGTCGATCAGGACAACCCTCGATGTCTATGGTCACCTATTCGACGGCATCGACCAGGCTGCCGCCGACGCTATCGACAATGCTCTAACGGCGGAGCGTGTGGGGTTGGCTCTGCATCCAGGGTCTTGCAGCAGGACCAACGACACAGAAAACCCCCAGTGACCTGGGGGTTTTCTTGTGGGCCCTGAAGGATTTGAACCTTCGACCTCTTCCGCGTCAGGGAAGCGCTCTCCCCCTGAGCTAAGGGCCCTCGGGAGTGACAAGTGTAATC
This genomic interval from Acidimicrobiia bacterium contains the following:
- a CDS encoding tyrosine-type recombinase/integrase — translated: MDSSRDSTSWSVLHLHGLRHSHAALLIAAGQHPKLIQERLGHASIRTTLDVYGHLFDGIDQAAADAIDNALTAERVGLALHPGSCSRTNDTENPQ